Proteins from a genomic interval of Chanodichthys erythropterus isolate Z2021 chromosome 8, ASM2448905v1, whole genome shotgun sequence:
- the LOC137024821 gene encoding tripartite motif-containing protein 16-like isoform X1 gives MGKMAEARISVDQNEFLCPVCLDLLKDPVTIPCGHSYCKSCITDCWDQEDQMRVYSCPQCRQTFSPRPALAKNTMLAEVVEKLKKIKLPADCYAGAGDVQCDVCTGRKHKAVKSCLVCLNSYCQNHLEQHESWFKGKRHNLTEATGRLQEMICQKHDKILEVFCCTDQKCICLLCMDEHKNHITVSSAAQRTEKQHQLKETQRWFQQRIPQREKDLQQLREAVVSHKRSAQTAVEDSERIFTELIRSIERRDQEKTAVSQAEGQLERLEQEINDLRRRDTELEQLLHTQDHIHFLQSFQSLSAPPESTDVNVDTFSSFSSFDGVRKSVCQLRDKLEDFCKEELKKISDRVTFTNIVPRTRNDFLQYSHQFTLDLNTVNKRLRLSERNRVITYIDTDQSYPDHPDRFDGVSQVLCRESVCGRCYWEIEWSGDVFISVSYKSISRKGRGYECWFGYNDQSWSLFCYFSSYSFRHNNIVTELPVKSISRRIGVYVDHSAGTLSFYGISGDTMSLIHTVQTTFQDRPLYPGFRVYNDGSSVKLC, from the exons ATGGG TAAAATGGCAGAAGCCAGAATTTCAGTGGATCAGAATGAGTTCCTGTGTCCAGTGTGTCTGGATCTCCTAAAGGATCCAGTGACCATTCCCtgtggacacagttactgtaAGAGCTGTATTACAGACTGCTGGGATCAGGAGGATCAGATGAGAGTCTACAGCTGCCCTCAGTGCAGACAGACCTTTAGTCCAAGACCTGCTTTAGCTAAAAACACCATGCTGGCTGAAGTGGTGGAGAAACTGAAGAAGATTAAACTTCCTGCTGACTGTTACGCTGGAGCTGGAGATGTGCAGTGTGACGTCTGTACTGGAAGAAAACACAAAGCTGTCAAGTCCTGTCTGGTGTGTCTGAACTCTTACTGTCAGAATCAccttgaacaacatgagagttgGTTTAAAGGAAAGAGACACAATCTGACTGAAGCCACTGGACGACTGCAGGAGATGATCTGCCAGAAACACGACAAGATCCTTGAGGTTTTCTGCTGCACTGATCAGAAGTGTATATGTCTGCTGTGTATGGATGAACATAAAAACCACATTACTGTATCATCTGCAGCacagaggacagagaaacag CACCAGCTGAAGGAGACACAGAGGTGGTTCCAGCAGAGGATCccgcagagagagaaagatcttCAGCAGCTGAGAGAGGCTGTGGTGTCTCATAAG CGCTCTGCACAGACAGCAGTGGAGGACAGTGAGAGGATCTTCACTGAGCTCATCCGCTCCATTGAGAGAAGAGATCAGGAAAAGACTGCAGTGAGTCAAGCTGAAGGACAACTGGAGCGACTGGAGCAGGAGATCAATGATCTGAGGAGGAGAGACACTGAGCTGGAGCAGCTTTTACACACACAGGATCACATCCATTTCCTGCAG agTTTCCAGTCTCTCTCAGCTCCTCCTGAATCTACAGATGTAAATGTTGATACCTTCAGTTCTTTCTCCTCTTTTGATGGCGTGAGAAAATCTGTCTGTCAGCTGAGAGACAAACTAGAGGATTTCTGCAAAGAGGAGCTCAAGAAGATCTCTGACAGAG TCACTTTCACCAACATTGTTCCCAGAACCAGGAATGACTTCCTACAAT attcccatcagttcactctggatctgaacacagtCAATAAACGCCTCCGTCTGTCTGAGAGGAACAGAGTGATTACTTACATTGACACAGATCAGTcatatcctgatcatccagacagatttgatggTGTTTctcaggtgttgtgtagagagagtgtgtgtggacgctgttactgggagattgagtggagtGGTGATGTGtttatatcagtgtcatataagagcatcagcaggaagggaCGGGGTTATGAGTGTTGGTTTGGATataatgatcagtcctggagtttgtTCTGTTATTTCTCCAGTTACTCATTCAGACACAATAACATAGTGACTGAACTCCCTGTAAAGTCCATCAGCAGGagaataggagtgtatgtggatcacagtgcaggaactctgtcctttTATGGCAtctctggagacacaatgagcctcatccatacagtccagaccacattccAGGATAGACCACTCTATCCTGGGTTTAGGGTTTATAATGATGGATCATCAGTGAAACTGTGTTGA
- the LOC137024821 gene encoding tripartite motif-containing protein 16-like isoform X2 has translation MAEARISVDQNEFLCPVCLDLLKDPVTIPCGHSYCKSCITDCWDQEDQMRVYSCPQCRQTFSPRPALAKNTMLAEVVEKLKKIKLPADCYAGAGDVQCDVCTGRKHKAVKSCLVCLNSYCQNHLEQHESWFKGKRHNLTEATGRLQEMICQKHDKILEVFCCTDQKCICLLCMDEHKNHITVSSAAQRTEKQHQLKETQRWFQQRIPQREKDLQQLREAVVSHKRSAQTAVEDSERIFTELIRSIERRDQEKTAVSQAEGQLERLEQEINDLRRRDTELEQLLHTQDHIHFLQSFQSLSAPPESTDVNVDTFSSFSSFDGVRKSVCQLRDKLEDFCKEELKKISDRVTFTNIVPRTRNDFLQYSHQFTLDLNTVNKRLRLSERNRVITYIDTDQSYPDHPDRFDGVSQVLCRESVCGRCYWEIEWSGDVFISVSYKSISRKGRGYECWFGYNDQSWSLFCYFSSYSFRHNNIVTELPVKSISRRIGVYVDHSAGTLSFYGISGDTMSLIHTVQTTFQDRPLYPGFRVYNDGSSVKLC, from the exons ATGGCAGAAGCCAGAATTTCAGTGGATCAGAATGAGTTCCTGTGTCCAGTGTGTCTGGATCTCCTAAAGGATCCAGTGACCATTCCCtgtggacacagttactgtaAGAGCTGTATTACAGACTGCTGGGATCAGGAGGATCAGATGAGAGTCTACAGCTGCCCTCAGTGCAGACAGACCTTTAGTCCAAGACCTGCTTTAGCTAAAAACACCATGCTGGCTGAAGTGGTGGAGAAACTGAAGAAGATTAAACTTCCTGCTGACTGTTACGCTGGAGCTGGAGATGTGCAGTGTGACGTCTGTACTGGAAGAAAACACAAAGCTGTCAAGTCCTGTCTGGTGTGTCTGAACTCTTACTGTCAGAATCAccttgaacaacatgagagttgGTTTAAAGGAAAGAGACACAATCTGACTGAAGCCACTGGACGACTGCAGGAGATGATCTGCCAGAAACACGACAAGATCCTTGAGGTTTTCTGCTGCACTGATCAGAAGTGTATATGTCTGCTGTGTATGGATGAACATAAAAACCACATTACTGTATCATCTGCAGCacagaggacagagaaacag CACCAGCTGAAGGAGACACAGAGGTGGTTCCAGCAGAGGATCccgcagagagagaaagatcttCAGCAGCTGAGAGAGGCTGTGGTGTCTCATAAG CGCTCTGCACAGACAGCAGTGGAGGACAGTGAGAGGATCTTCACTGAGCTCATCCGCTCCATTGAGAGAAGAGATCAGGAAAAGACTGCAGTGAGTCAAGCTGAAGGACAACTGGAGCGACTGGAGCAGGAGATCAATGATCTGAGGAGGAGAGACACTGAGCTGGAGCAGCTTTTACACACACAGGATCACATCCATTTCCTGCAG agTTTCCAGTCTCTCTCAGCTCCTCCTGAATCTACAGATGTAAATGTTGATACCTTCAGTTCTTTCTCCTCTTTTGATGGCGTGAGAAAATCTGTCTGTCAGCTGAGAGACAAACTAGAGGATTTCTGCAAAGAGGAGCTCAAGAAGATCTCTGACAGAG TCACTTTCACCAACATTGTTCCCAGAACCAGGAATGACTTCCTACAAT attcccatcagttcactctggatctgaacacagtCAATAAACGCCTCCGTCTGTCTGAGAGGAACAGAGTGATTACTTACATTGACACAGATCAGTcatatcctgatcatccagacagatttgatggTGTTTctcaggtgttgtgtagagagagtgtgtgtggacgctgttactgggagattgagtggagtGGTGATGTGtttatatcagtgtcatataagagcatcagcaggaagggaCGGGGTTATGAGTGTTGGTTTGGATataatgatcagtcctggagtttgtTCTGTTATTTCTCCAGTTACTCATTCAGACACAATAACATAGTGACTGAACTCCCTGTAAAGTCCATCAGCAGGagaataggagtgtatgtggatcacagtgcaggaactctgtcctttTATGGCAtctctggagacacaatgagcctcatccatacagtccagaccacattccAGGATAGACCACTCTATCCTGGGTTTAGGGTTTATAATGATGGATCATCAGTGAAACTGTGTTGA